A genomic window from Vigna radiata var. radiata cultivar VC1973A chromosome 2, Vradiata_ver6, whole genome shotgun sequence includes:
- the LOC106754026 gene encoding ubiquitin carboxyl-terminal hydrolase 3-like isoform X1, with protein MNLSVFLDELQFFWGLGLLMEEVEFCDVFGLDEELLEMVPNPVLVVLFLYPITAKTEEERLQQENEKKDYSSKVYFTKQTVGNACGTISLLHALGNITFEVKLVPYPPIILGRERNYFLPNRGVYVPAEFIRE; from the exons ATGAATTTAAGTGTTTTCTTGGATGAATTACAGTTCTTCTGGGGTCTTGGCCTTCTAATGGAAGAGGTAGAGTTTTGTGATGTTTTTGGCTTGGATGAAGAGCTTCTGGAAATGGTTCCAAATCCAGTTCTTGTTGTGCTTTTTCTTTATCCCATTACCGCAAAG ACTGAAGAAGAAAGGTTgcaacaggaaaatgaaaaaaag GATTATAGCAGTAAAGTGTACTTTACGAAGCAAACCGTGGGTAATGCTTGTGGTACGATAAGTCTGCTTCATGCACTTGGGAACATAACTTTCGAAGTCAAGCTTG TTCCATATCCTCCAATTATACTAGGCAGGGAAAGGAACTACTTCCTTCCTAATAGAGGTGTATATGTTCCTGCTGAATTTATAAG AGAATGA
- the LOC106754026 gene encoding uncharacterized protein LOC106754026 isoform X4: MFLAWMKSFWKWFQIQFLLCFFFIPLPQRLASTHEHTEEERLQQENEKKDYSSKVYFTKQTVGNACGTISLLHALGNITFEVKLVPYPPIILGRERNYFLPNRGVYVPAEFIRE, translated from the exons ATGTTTTTGGCTTGGATGAAGAGCTTCTGGAAATGGTTCCAAATCCAGTTCTTGTTGTGCTTTTTCTTTATCCCATTACCGCAAAGGTTAGCTTCAACTCACGAACat ACTGAAGAAGAAAGGTTgcaacaggaaaatgaaaaaaag GATTATAGCAGTAAAGTGTACTTTACGAAGCAAACCGTGGGTAATGCTTGTGGTACGATAAGTCTGCTTCATGCACTTGGGAACATAACTTTCGAAGTCAAGCTTG TTCCATATCCTCCAATTATACTAGGCAGGGAAAGGAACTACTTCCTTCCTAATAGAGGTGTATATGTTCCTGCTGAATTTATAAG AGAATGA
- the LOC106754026 gene encoding ubiquitin carboxyl-terminal hydrolase 3-like isoform X5, producing the protein MNLSVFLDELQFFWGLGLLMEEVEFCDVFGLDEELLEMVPNPVLVVLFLYPITAKTEEERLQQENEKKLAAFLENDREMEVAHSVVATTGDIVVLYLLNLKQQQLGRYDMM; encoded by the exons ATGAATTTAAGTGTTTTCTTGGATGAATTACAGTTCTTCTGGGGTCTTGGCCTTCTAATGGAAGAGGTAGAGTTTTGTGATGTTTTTGGCTTGGATGAAGAGCTTCTGGAAATGGTTCCAAATCCAGTTCTTGTTGTGCTTTTTCTTTATCCCATTACCGCAAAG ACTGAAGAAGAAAGGTTgcaacaggaaaatgaaaaaaag TTGGCTGCCTTTCTCGAGAATGACAGGGAGATGGAAGTTGCTCATTCAGTAGTAGCCACTACTGGCGACATAGTGGTActatatttgttaaatttaaagcAACAACAATTGGGGCGGTATGATATGATGTAG
- the LOC106754026 gene encoding ubiquitin carboxyl-terminal hydrolase 3-like isoform X2, producing the protein MNLSVFLDELQFFWGLGLLMEEVEFCDVFGLDEELLEMVPNPVLVVLFLYPITAKTEEERLQQENEKKDYSSKVYFTKQTVGNACGTISLLHALGNITFEVKLGWIHCSWLPFSRMTGRWKLLIQ; encoded by the exons ATGAATTTAAGTGTTTTCTTGGATGAATTACAGTTCTTCTGGGGTCTTGGCCTTCTAATGGAAGAGGTAGAGTTTTGTGATGTTTTTGGCTTGGATGAAGAGCTTCTGGAAATGGTTCCAAATCCAGTTCTTGTTGTGCTTTTTCTTTATCCCATTACCGCAAAG ACTGAAGAAGAAAGGTTgcaacaggaaaatgaaaaaaag GATTATAGCAGTAAAGTGTACTTTACGAAGCAAACCGTGGGTAATGCTTGTGGTACGATAAGTCTGCTTCATGCACTTGGGAACATAACTTTCGAAGTCAAGCTTG GATGGATCCATTGTAG TTGGCTGCCTTTCTCGAGAATGACAGGGAGATGGAAGTTGCTCATTCAGTAG
- the LOC106754026 gene encoding ubiquitin carboxyl-terminal hydrolase 3-like isoform X3 yields MNLSVFLDELQFFWGLGLLMEEVEFCDVFGLDEELLEMVPNPVLVVLFLYPITAKTEEERLQQENEKKDYSSKVYFTKQTVGNACGTISLLHALGNITFEVKLGWIHFGCLSRE; encoded by the exons ATGAATTTAAGTGTTTTCTTGGATGAATTACAGTTCTTCTGGGGTCTTGGCCTTCTAATGGAAGAGGTAGAGTTTTGTGATGTTTTTGGCTTGGATGAAGAGCTTCTGGAAATGGTTCCAAATCCAGTTCTTGTTGTGCTTTTTCTTTATCCCATTACCGCAAAG ACTGAAGAAGAAAGGTTgcaacaggaaaatgaaaaaaag GATTATAGCAGTAAAGTGTACTTTACGAAGCAAACCGTGGGTAATGCTTGTGGTACGATAAGTCTGCTTCATGCACTTGGGAACATAACTTTCGAAGTCAAGCTTG GATGGATCCATT TTGGCTGCCTTTCTCGAGAATGA
- the LOC106754026 gene encoding ubiquitin carboxyl-terminal hydrolase 3-like isoform X6, translating to MNLSVFLDELQFFWGLGLLMEEVEFCDVFGLDEELLEMVPNPVLVVLFLYPITAKTEEERLQQENEKKDYSSKVYFTKQTVGNACGTISLLHALGNITFEVKLVGCLSRE from the exons ATGAATTTAAGTGTTTTCTTGGATGAATTACAGTTCTTCTGGGGTCTTGGCCTTCTAATGGAAGAGGTAGAGTTTTGTGATGTTTTTGGCTTGGATGAAGAGCTTCTGGAAATGGTTCCAAATCCAGTTCTTGTTGTGCTTTTTCTTTATCCCATTACCGCAAAG ACTGAAGAAGAAAGGTTgcaacaggaaaatgaaaaaaag GATTATAGCAGTAAAGTGTACTTTACGAAGCAAACCGTGGGTAATGCTTGTGGTACGATAAGTCTGCTTCATGCACTTGGGAACATAACTTTCGAAGTCAAGCTTG TTGGCTGCCTTTCTCGAGAATGA